A stretch of the Paenibacillus dendritiformis genome encodes the following:
- a CDS encoding glycoside hydrolase family 125 protein, with protein MERLPQAVLRVMEEAKTRLADNPKLQQLFLNCFPNTLQTTTKLHEDGTTYVFTGDIPAMWLRDSSAQVRQYMPLAKEDADIRRIIAGLVRKQLKYIQIDPYANAFNEEEIPLDQIHHRDQTELNGWVWERKYEIDSLCYPIQLSYLYWKETGDTSLFDGEYKTVAHIIMNLWTTEQRHFEQSPYRFSRMDCRKTDTLKNNGRGMPVNYTGMTWSGFRPSDDACTFGYLVPSNMFAVVVLRYLEEIATAVYEDAPFAAKARALCEEIEDGIRNYGIFHHPKYGKIYAYETDGFGNYNLMDDANVPSLLAIPYLGYTTEDDPIYQNTRRFILSEENPYYYSGKAAQGIGSPHTPDQYIWHIALSMQGLTAGSQEEIDGLIRLLTATDADTGYMHEGFHVDDPAQFTREWFAWSNSLFSELIYREYWLKA; from the coding sequence ATGGAACGCCTACCGCAAGCCGTGCTTCGCGTGATGGAAGAAGCCAAGACCCGATTAGCGGACAACCCGAAATTGCAGCAGTTGTTCTTGAATTGTTTCCCGAACACGCTGCAGACGACAACCAAATTGCATGAAGACGGCACGACGTATGTCTTCACCGGAGACATTCCCGCCATGTGGTTGCGCGACTCCAGCGCCCAGGTGCGCCAGTATATGCCGCTGGCCAAAGAGGATGCGGATATTCGCCGCATCATTGCCGGGCTGGTGCGCAAGCAGTTGAAATATATTCAGATCGACCCGTACGCCAATGCATTCAATGAAGAAGAAATTCCGCTCGATCAGATTCATCACCGGGATCAGACGGAATTGAACGGCTGGGTGTGGGAACGGAAATACGAGATCGATTCGCTGTGTTATCCTATCCAGTTGAGCTATTTGTACTGGAAAGAGACGGGCGATACGTCGCTCTTCGATGGCGAATACAAGACGGTTGCGCATATTATCATGAACCTGTGGACGACGGAGCAGCGCCATTTCGAGCAATCCCCTTACCGATTCTCGCGGATGGACTGCCGCAAGACGGACACGCTCAAGAACAACGGCCGAGGCATGCCGGTCAACTACACGGGCATGACGTGGTCGGGCTTCCGCCCAAGCGACGATGCGTGCACCTTCGGTTACCTGGTTCCTTCGAATATGTTCGCGGTTGTCGTGCTTCGTTATTTGGAGGAGATCGCGACGGCGGTCTACGAGGATGCGCCATTCGCTGCCAAGGCGCGGGCGCTGTGTGAAGAGATTGAAGACGGCATTCGCAATTATGGCATCTTTCATCACCCGAAATACGGAAAAATCTATGCCTATGAAACGGACGGCTTCGGCAACTACAATCTGATGGATGACGCCAACGTGCCGAGCTTGCTGGCCATTCCTTATCTTGGCTATACGACGGAGGACGATCCGATCTATCAGAATACGCGCCGCTTCATCCTGAGCGAGGAGAATCCTTACTACTATTCCGGCAAGGCTGCTCAGGGCATCGGCAGCCCGCATACCCCTGACCAATATATTTGGCATATCGCCTTGTCGATGCAGGGGTTGACTGCCGGATCGCAGGAAGAGATCGACGGTCTGATTCGGCTGTTGACGGCGACGGATGCCGATACCGGTTATATGCATGAAGGATTTCATGTCGACGATCCGGCCCAATTCACACGTGAATGGTTCGCCTGGTCGAACAGCTTGTTCTCTGAGTTAATCTACCGGGAATATTGGTTGAAAGCCTAA
- a CDS encoding ABC transporter substrate-binding protein, with amino-acid sequence MAKAKKLLLMTFCLVLVASLALAGCGSKKEEAGGSEAGTSEKPVELIWYSIGAPQKDLDKVMEKVSEYTKEKIGVTVKMKLFDWGDYNQKMGVIAASGEPFDIAFTSSWAFEYVANAKKGAFYELDDLMDQYGQDIKKLVHPSFLEGAKIDGKTYAIPVNKELPAQKVFRFNKGLVDKYNLDINSVKTLEDLEPLLAKVKEGEPGLYPLSADKQFKFAVPYDLVNENLPLGVALTDTNDLKIVNILEQPDMMKGFETMHDYYKKGYLKKDAATASGGDEMKTGKWLVDMPDTQPFADNLWSQSMGYPVESVPYTEPYVYNWSVMGSMHAISANSPHPEKAMQFLNLLNSDRYLRNLVNNGIEGVHYKRIDDETVEYLPAKTESYDMPTFTLGNFFILDKLPADPKDKWEQFAKFNDNAKNAPLLGFHFNADSVKTEMTALTNVKDEFYASLFTGSVDPKVYVPKAIEKFKAAGLDKVQAEMQKQLDEWKASRK; translated from the coding sequence ATGGCTAAGGCAAAAAAATTGTTGCTCATGACCTTCTGTCTTGTCCTGGTCGCTTCGCTGGCATTGGCTGGCTGCGGCAGCAAGAAGGAAGAAGCGGGCGGAAGCGAAGCGGGCACGAGCGAGAAGCCGGTTGAGTTGATCTGGTATTCCATTGGAGCGCCGCAAAAAGATTTGGACAAGGTCATGGAAAAGGTTAGCGAGTACACCAAGGAAAAAATCGGTGTAACCGTAAAAATGAAATTGTTTGATTGGGGCGATTACAACCAAAAGATGGGCGTTATCGCCGCTTCTGGAGAGCCTTTTGATATCGCATTCACTTCTTCGTGGGCTTTTGAATACGTTGCCAATGCGAAGAAAGGCGCATTCTACGAGCTTGATGACTTGATGGATCAATATGGCCAAGACATTAAAAAGCTGGTTCACCCTTCGTTCCTCGAAGGCGCCAAAATCGACGGAAAAACGTATGCGATTCCAGTTAACAAAGAATTGCCTGCGCAAAAGGTATTCCGCTTCAACAAAGGGCTTGTTGACAAATACAACCTGGACATCAACAGCGTGAAGACATTGGAAGATCTGGAGCCGCTGCTTGCGAAGGTCAAAGAGGGCGAGCCAGGATTGTACCCATTGTCCGCGGATAAGCAATTCAAATTCGCCGTTCCTTATGACCTGGTGAACGAGAACCTGCCTTTGGGCGTCGCGCTGACAGACACGAACGATCTCAAAATCGTCAATATTCTCGAACAGCCGGACATGATGAAAGGCTTCGAGACGATGCATGACTACTACAAAAAAGGCTACCTGAAGAAGGATGCCGCGACCGCTTCCGGCGGGGATGAAATGAAAACCGGAAAATGGCTCGTAGATATGCCGGATACGCAGCCGTTCGCCGATAACCTGTGGTCTCAATCTATGGGCTATCCGGTTGAATCGGTTCCTTATACCGAGCCTTACGTCTATAACTGGTCCGTAATGGGCTCCATGCATGCGATCTCCGCGAACAGCCCGCATCCGGAGAAAGCGATGCAATTCCTGAACCTGTTGAACTCCGACCGCTACCTGCGCAACCTGGTGAACAACGGTATCGAAGGCGTGCACTACAAGCGCATCGATGACGAAACGGTTGAGTATTTGCCGGCAAAAACAGAATCGTATGATATGCCAACCTTTACGTTGGGCAACTTCTTCATCTTGGATAAGCTTCCTGCTGACCCAAAAGATAAATGGGAGCAGTTCGCTAAATTCAACGACAATGCCAAAAACGCGCCGCTGCTTGGCTTCCACTTCAATGCAGACAGCGTAAAAACGGAAATGACCGCGCTGACGAACGTCAAAGACGAGTTCTATGCGTCCCTGTTCACTGGCTCGGTAGATCCGAAGGTATACGTACCGAAGGCAATCGAGAAGTTCAAGGCGGCTGGATTGGACAAAGTTCAAGCCGAAATGCAAAAACAATTGGATGAGTGGAAAGCATCCAGAAAATAA
- a CDS encoding carbohydrate ABC transporter permease, producing the protein MRKKTRDFHNLSRGTNLIFNLIAGVFAFLCVYPFLFVIVISLTNEEALARNGYSIFPEKWSFSAYEYIFKAGDQLLRSYGVTILITVVGTLISLAVICLYAYAISRKNFQYRGFFSFIAFFTMLFNGGLVPTYMVLTQVLHLKDTIWALILPLIMNAFYVLIMRTFYNTTVPDAIIESAKIDGAGELRAFITIVLPISLPGIATIGLFATLGFWNDWFNALLYIDNPALVPLQSMLMRIENSMQFLLNNAQLNASGQTLELMRTLPQESTRMALVVLATLPIACAYPFFQRYFVQGLTIGAVKE; encoded by the coding sequence TTGAGAAAAAAAACACGAGATTTCCACAATTTATCGAGAGGCACGAACCTGATATTCAACCTTATTGCCGGTGTGTTTGCTTTCCTGTGCGTCTACCCGTTCTTGTTCGTCATTGTCATTTCATTGACGAATGAGGAGGCGCTCGCACGGAACGGGTATTCCATATTCCCGGAGAAATGGAGCTTTTCCGCTTATGAATACATTTTCAAGGCCGGAGATCAGCTTCTTCGCTCCTATGGAGTCACCATCCTGATTACGGTTGTGGGGACGCTTATCAGCTTGGCGGTCATTTGTCTATACGCTTACGCGATTTCGCGCAAGAACTTCCAATATCGGGGATTCTTCTCCTTTATCGCCTTCTTTACGATGCTGTTCAATGGCGGATTAGTTCCGACCTATATGGTTCTAACGCAGGTCCTTCATTTGAAGGACACGATCTGGGCGCTGATTTTGCCGCTCATCATGAATGCGTTCTACGTCCTTATCATGCGAACGTTCTATAACACAACGGTGCCGGATGCGATCATCGAGTCGGCCAAGATTGACGGAGCCGGGGAATTGCGGGCATTCATTACGATTGTGCTGCCCATCTCCTTGCCGGGGATTGCCACGATTGGATTGTTCGCCACGCTTGGCTTCTGGAATGACTGGTTCAACGCCTTGCTGTACATCGACAACCCTGCGCTCGTTCCGCTGCAATCGATGCTGATGCGGATCGAGAACAGCATGCAGTTCTTGCTCAACAATGCGCAGCTCAATGCATCGGGTCAGACGCTAGAATTGATGCGGACGCTGCCGCAAGAATCGACACGGATGGCGCTTGTCGTCCTGGCGACATTGCCAATCGCATGTGCGTATCCGTTCTTCCAGCGCTATTTCGTTCAAGGCTTGACGATTGGCGCCGTAAAAGAATAA
- a CDS encoding ABC transporter permease — MQSIKNVFRSLNRNWIFLIMVLPGALWFLFFSYLPMFGTVIAFKDYRFSRDGFLASLQQSEWVGFKNFEYLFGTNDAYVITRNTILYNMVFIVLGLVGAVAMAIILSEIVNKRLAKIYQTGMFLPHFLSWVIVGYFTFSFLSVDKGVLNQFLTWLGKDPVSWYSDTTYWPYILVFLNLWKGIGYSSVVYLAAIVGIDKTYYEAAMIDGANKWQQIRHITIPAITPLMTILTLLAIGRIFYADFGLFYQIPRDSGPLYSVTNVIDTYVYRGLKATGEISMSTAAGLYQSLVGFILVMTSNWIVRKVDKDNALF; from the coding sequence ATGCAATCCATCAAGAACGTTTTTCGGAGCTTAAACCGCAACTGGATTTTTCTCATCATGGTTCTTCCGGGAGCCTTGTGGTTTTTGTTCTTCTCCTACCTGCCAATGTTCGGGACTGTGATCGCTTTCAAGGACTATCGTTTTAGCAGAGACGGCTTCCTTGCCAGCTTGCAGCAGAGTGAATGGGTAGGCTTCAAAAATTTCGAGTATCTTTTCGGTACAAATGACGCATATGTCATTACGCGCAACACAATTTTGTACAACATGGTGTTTATCGTGCTTGGCCTGGTCGGGGCCGTGGCGATGGCTATCATTTTGAGCGAGATTGTGAACAAGCGGCTGGCGAAGATATATCAGACCGGGATGTTCCTTCCTCACTTCTTGTCGTGGGTCATCGTCGGTTATTTCACGTTCAGCTTCCTGAGCGTCGACAAAGGGGTACTGAACCAATTCTTGACTTGGTTAGGAAAGGATCCGGTCTCCTGGTATTCCGACACCACGTATTGGCCTTATATTCTCGTCTTCCTTAATCTCTGGAAAGGAATCGGATATTCCAGCGTCGTTTATTTGGCCGCGATTGTCGGGATTGACAAGACTTATTATGAGGCAGCAATGATTGATGGCGCTAACAAGTGGCAGCAGATTCGCCATATTACGATACCTGCGATCACGCCTTTGATGACCATTCTGACCTTGCTGGCCATCGGCCGAATCTTCTATGCGGATTTCGGGTTGTTCTATCAGATTCCACGCGACTCCGGTCCGTTGTACAGCGTAACGAACGTCATTGATACGTACGTGTACCGGGGGCTGAAGGCAACAGGGGAAATCTCGATGAGTACGGCCGCAGGCTTGTATCAGTCGCTGGTCGGATTCATTCTCGTTATGACATCGAACTGGATTGTGCGTAAAGTGGACAAGGACAACGCGCTGTTCTAA
- a CDS encoding response regulator transcription factor, with the protein MYSVFLVDDEPFIIEGLQTILEWNDYGLSVAGTAENGEDAWEKLQRQPVDLIITDIMMPRMTGLQLIEKVKKASPQTRFIILSGYNEFMYVKEGIKLGVENYLLKPINIEEFRSTLETTVQKIDQSRVYRMAEQHNRDILRDNVLYRWLRDLIHLEELQQRADLLDIHFIHPYYMVALVRPEPQMDQEADYDKQEEVVNHARRLLKQANGGFCVPEWDGETAIIFGLYRIEEKEAVMERLRDWKREAERTLSTSLQITLGSVQEGYAHASASYMHAKRVQPYHLVRADDEWVDADEIANYRSSRPADVQPETEPYVKLLYDRDKAQLRQQLEADFERLSSTSGVTPRDIRNFAVELLIAWKQAVKDTAHYLMEEERDWFDDVYHIQTLEVLKDHVLQVGYRIMGQLAEPEHMSPVIKQVLHDIHARYAEELSLKTLSQVYNINPVYLGQLFQKEVQSTFSDYLNKTRIKMAKEMLVNTNQRMTDIASNVGYWDKSYFYKQFRKYVGVSPKEYREFHANRNEIV; encoded by the coding sequence ATGTACAGCGTATTTTTAGTAGATGACGAACCGTTTATTATAGAGGGTTTGCAGACGATTCTGGAGTGGAACGACTACGGCTTAAGCGTAGCGGGAACGGCGGAGAATGGCGAGGATGCTTGGGAGAAGCTGCAGCGGCAGCCGGTCGATTTGATTATTACCGATATTATGATGCCGCGCATGACCGGCCTTCAGTTGATTGAGAAAGTGAAGAAGGCCTCTCCTCAGACCCGGTTCATTATACTTAGCGGCTATAACGAGTTCATGTATGTGAAGGAAGGCATTAAGCTGGGCGTGGAAAACTATTTGCTGAAGCCGATTAATATCGAAGAGTTCCGCTCCACGCTGGAGACGACGGTACAGAAGATCGACCAATCCCGGGTTTACCGGATGGCGGAGCAGCATAATCGTGATATTTTGCGGGATAATGTGCTGTACCGCTGGCTGCGCGATTTGATTCATCTGGAAGAGCTGCAGCAGCGGGCGGACTTGCTGGATATTCATTTTATTCATCCTTATTACATGGTTGCCTTGGTGCGTCCCGAGCCGCAAATGGACCAGGAGGCGGATTATGATAAGCAGGAAGAAGTCGTTAACCACGCGAGGCGGCTGTTGAAGCAGGCGAACGGCGGATTTTGCGTCCCGGAATGGGACGGAGAGACCGCGATTATTTTCGGCCTGTACCGGATCGAGGAGAAGGAAGCAGTGATGGAGCGGCTGCGAGACTGGAAGCGGGAGGCAGAGCGTACGCTGAGCACCTCGCTGCAGATTACGCTGGGGAGCGTCCAGGAAGGGTACGCCCATGCGTCGGCAAGTTACATGCATGCGAAGCGGGTTCAGCCATACCATCTTGTCCGCGCGGATGACGAATGGGTCGACGCCGATGAGATCGCCAACTATCGTTCTTCCCGTCCGGCGGATGTTCAGCCGGAGACGGAGCCTTATGTGAAGCTGCTCTACGACCGGGACAAGGCACAGCTTCGGCAGCAGCTTGAAGCCGATTTCGAACGGCTGTCATCCACCTCAGGGGTTACGCCCCGGGATATTCGCAACTTCGCCGTCGAATTGCTCATCGCCTGGAAGCAGGCGGTGAAGGATACCGCTCACTATTTAATGGAAGAGGAGCGGGACTGGTTCGATGATGTGTACCATATTCAGACCTTGGAGGTGCTGAAGGATCATGTTCTCCAGGTCGGTTACCGCATTATGGGGCAGCTGGCGGAGCCGGAGCATATGAGTCCGGTCATCAAGCAGGTGCTGCATGATATTCATGCCCGGTATGCGGAGGAGCTGTCGTTGAAGACTTTAAGCCAGGTCTATAATATCAATCCGGTCTATTTGGGGCAATTGTTCCAGAAGGAGGTTCAATCCACCTTCTCCGATTATTTGAACAAGACCCGCATCAAGATGGCGAAGGAAATGCTCGTCAACACGAATCAGCGCATGACCGATATTGCCTCGAATGTCGGTTATTGGGACAAAAGTTATTTCTATAAACAGTTCCGGAAGTACGTCGGCGTATCCCCAAAAGAATACAGAGAATTCCATGCAAACCGAAATGAAATCGTATGA
- a CDS encoding YjiH family protein codes for MEAKNDNTQPKLAPVRQLNLRGVLHFALPSLLGLLLFVVPVPWNGEVTVPIAFLTSALTQGLAPWLPSAVTIIIVVAWLGTAYTRWFRPDKLLHIPLWNALFHISPFWFAARTLGVIFAILTFFRVGPEWIWSENTGGMLLSGLIPGLFVVFLLAGLLLPLLVDFGLLEFFGTLMTRIMRPIFTLPGRASINCMASWLGDGTIGVMMTSKQYESGYYTKREAAVIGTTFTAVSITFSFIVLSNVGLGHMFLPFYATVTFAGMAVAVVMPRIPPLSRKPDTYSPDAAPAEEEVIPAAWSPWRWGLRQAVGKARQHGGAGSFLRDGCKNIIDLWIGVIPVVMAIGTLAVAIAKFTPIFKWLGWPFIPVLQLLGIPEAEAASQTILVGFADMFLPSVLASDITSDMTRFVIAALSVTQLIYMSEVGGLLLGSKLPVSFKDLVVIFLLRTLLTLPIIAFIAHLLF; via the coding sequence ATGGAAGCCAAGAACGACAATACCCAACCAAAACTTGCGCCCGTGCGGCAATTGAATCTAAGAGGGGTGCTGCATTTCGCCCTTCCCTCTTTGCTAGGGTTGCTTCTCTTCGTCGTTCCCGTTCCGTGGAACGGAGAAGTGACCGTGCCCATTGCATTCCTGACCAGCGCCCTCACCCAAGGGCTTGCGCCTTGGCTCCCGTCGGCGGTCACCATCATCATCGTGGTTGCCTGGCTGGGAACCGCTTATACCCGCTGGTTCAGACCGGACAAGCTGCTGCATATCCCGCTATGGAATGCGCTGTTCCATATTTCTCCCTTCTGGTTCGCCGCACGTACGTTAGGGGTCATATTCGCGATACTTACCTTTTTCCGGGTCGGGCCGGAATGGATATGGTCGGAGAATACGGGAGGCATGCTGCTCTCCGGTCTTATCCCCGGCTTGTTCGTTGTCTTTTTGCTGGCCGGGCTTCTGCTGCCGCTGTTGGTCGATTTTGGCCTGCTTGAGTTTTTCGGCACACTCATGACCCGAATCATGCGCCCCATCTTTACTTTGCCGGGACGAGCCTCGATCAATTGCATGGCTTCCTGGCTTGGAGACGGCACCATTGGCGTCATGATGACAAGCAAACAGTATGAATCCGGGTACTACACGAAGCGCGAAGCCGCCGTCATCGGCACGACATTTACAGCCGTATCCATTACGTTCAGCTTCATCGTGCTGAGCAATGTCGGGCTGGGGCATATGTTCCTTCCTTTTTATGCCACAGTCACCTTTGCCGGGATGGCAGTAGCCGTCGTCATGCCGCGGATTCCGCCGCTGTCGCGCAAGCCGGACACTTATTCGCCCGATGCCGCGCCTGCGGAAGAAGAGGTCATCCCGGCCGCATGGAGCCCCTGGCGTTGGGGACTGCGCCAGGCCGTCGGCAAGGCGCGTCAGCACGGGGGAGCCGGATCCTTCCTTCGGGACGGCTGCAAAAACATTATCGACCTGTGGATCGGCGTTATCCCGGTTGTTATGGCCATTGGCACACTGGCTGTGGCCATCGCCAAATTCACGCCCATCTTCAAATGGCTCGGCTGGCCGTTCATTCCGGTGCTGCAGCTGCTCGGAATTCCGGAAGCGGAAGCGGCTTCCCAGACCATTCTTGTCGGATTCGCGGACATGTTCCTGCCTTCGGTGTTGGCCTCCGACATTACGAGCGACATGACACGCTTCGTCATTGCGGCATTGTCCGTCACCCAACTCATCTATATGTCCGAGGTCGGCGGATTGCTGTTAGGCTCCAAGCTGCCCGTAAGCTTCAAGGATCTGGTTGTCATATTCCTGCTCCGCACCTTGCTGACATTGCCGATTATCGCGTTCATCGCGCATCTTCTATTTTAA
- a CDS encoding sensor histidine kinase: MLKTIKQIYMKHFKKKLFIKLIVVYSIIAVASLVTLSVTAYHFFVYNNVNNALFDQQRNVDAINRFLDQKYDTAQAIIQQVYQDTVLVKETVYLLNEGLENFIRYRLDSFSSSNGFYIRNMHDFFSTQFVKDQDLQNINLISLKKKFAYIYYKGGFYRGYYDWSENSQAQQLWQNNRYAIPTKRYSGELGNSHPEAGHDIATKPIEEIVNMPPFEPDQTAKPLSLLSVTNRISNPETLATAGDITIDFNADGISRQIGEQMPGEQWLVFDSNGQTVYHAETSPLSVTSPMYSELMSMPRNKSEQVDLNGEKSYVMVSETNKLGLVVVNTIPEEAITDRLSGIRNTISIITVLCIITVLAATCFSVLHLSRRTQTVIQGMKKVREGYLNTKLPVDREDELGLIALSFNQMCEDLQQYINKVYKSELKQKNAELIALQSQIKPHFLYNTLEVIRMRAISQGANDVGDMIYNLASMFRHMVKDKTTITLNEEIENCRRYLELTRIRYRDKLQYSISMDERLGGYNIMKLSVQPIIENYLVHGLGLDRMDNHIAIEVETEEGDLVIRVADNGKGIEPAQLQQIQKELRQSSIQEHGSLGLKNVHDRLRILYGDHYGIALESVLGTGTTVTIRVPLN, translated from the coding sequence ATGCTGAAGACAATCAAACAGATCTATATGAAGCATTTCAAGAAAAAGCTGTTCATCAAGCTGATTGTCGTGTACTCGATTATTGCCGTCGCTTCTCTGGTTACGCTGTCCGTAACGGCGTATCATTTCTTCGTCTATAACAACGTCAACAATGCGTTGTTCGATCAGCAGCGGAATGTGGATGCGATCAACCGTTTTCTCGATCAGAAGTATGATACAGCCCAGGCTATCATTCAGCAAGTGTACCAGGATACCGTTCTTGTGAAGGAAACGGTCTATTTGCTTAATGAAGGGCTGGAAAATTTCATCCGCTACCGGCTGGACAGCTTCAGTTCAAGCAACGGCTTCTATATCCGGAATATGCACGATTTCTTCTCTACGCAGTTCGTAAAGGATCAGGATCTCCAAAATATCAATTTGATTAGTCTGAAAAAGAAATTTGCCTACATCTATTATAAAGGCGGATTCTATCGCGGGTATTACGACTGGAGCGAAAACAGCCAGGCGCAGCAGCTATGGCAGAATAATCGGTATGCCATTCCGACCAAGCGGTACTCTGGGGAATTGGGGAACTCTCATCCGGAGGCGGGCCACGATATCGCAACGAAGCCAATCGAGGAAATCGTGAATATGCCGCCGTTTGAACCGGATCAGACGGCCAAGCCGCTCTCTCTGCTAAGCGTAACGAACCGGATCAGCAACCCGGAGACGCTGGCGACGGCCGGTGATATTACCATCGACTTCAATGCCGACGGCATATCGCGGCAGATTGGCGAGCAGATGCCGGGAGAACAATGGCTCGTGTTTGATTCCAACGGTCAAACCGTATACCATGCGGAAACTTCGCCGCTATCGGTCACCTCGCCAATGTACAGTGAATTGATGTCGATGCCGCGCAACAAGTCGGAGCAAGTGGATCTGAACGGAGAGAAGTCCTATGTCATGGTCTCGGAGACAAATAAATTGGGGCTTGTTGTCGTTAACACGATTCCTGAGGAAGCGATTACCGACCGGTTGTCGGGAATTCGAAATACGATAAGCATTATTACTGTGCTATGTATCATAACGGTCCTGGCGGCAACCTGCTTCTCGGTCCTCCATCTGTCGCGCCGTACGCAGACGGTCATCCAAGGGATGAAGAAGGTGAGAGAAGGCTATCTGAATACGAAGCTTCCGGTCGACCGGGAAGACGAGCTCGGGCTTATCGCGCTCAGCTTCAACCAAATGTGCGAGGATTTGCAGCAATATATCAATAAAGTCTATAAATCGGAGCTCAAGCAGAAAAATGCGGAGCTGATCGCGCTTCAGTCCCAAATCAAACCTCATTTTCTGTACAACACACTGGAGGTTATCCGGATGCGGGCGATCTCGCAGGGCGCGAACGATGTCGGCGATATGATCTATAACCTGGCGTCCATGTTCCGGCATATGGTGAAGGACAAGACCACGATAACCTTAAATGAAGAGATTGAAAATTGCCGCCGTTACCTGGAGCTGACCCGAATCCGCTACCGGGACAAGCTGCAATACTCTATCTCTATGGATGAGCGTCTGGGCGGGTATAATATAATGAAGCTCTCGGTGCAGCCGATTATTGAGAACTATCTGGTGCACGGGCTCGGATTGGATCGGATGGACAACCATATCGCCATCGAAGTCGAGACCGAGGAAGGGGATTTGGTGATCCGGGTGGCCGATAACGGGAAAGGGATCGAGCCCGCGCAGCTGCAGCAGATTCAAAAGGAACTGAGACAGTCGAGCATTCAGGAGCATGGTTCACTGGGGCTGAAAAATGTCCATGACCGCCTGCGAATACTGTATGGAGACCACTACGGGATTGCGCTGGAAAGCGTTCTCGGTACCGGCACGACAGTCACCATTCGTGTGCCTCTGAATTGA
- a CDS encoding helix-turn-helix domain-containing protein encodes MIYDHRIAPVVLRQYVQEELVKRGWKQKDLAEAAEMESSTISNIFNRKQSLMLPQLHAINQAFGLPNDAFYELFIGECCGDNGRLKPEKTSDFILNCIAVEKYEIIKQLVQILHEETNRSKMIDTAFRIAEYIFQSDQRNYSLPFYDIITQNGYSRSERLAISYYRRFLILRDLDTSGAGNEALCQLLEYLPLLPDDIRLDAYYRILAFYNVVENWPKLLLYAQELRSIALAEGQDEYVAESWLYESVALKGMKNYEGALKATAAYNRYGEHYARLSKYNELYISIEMKQIEPIEELMGMLKGDQVLLVLPVALESYLSNNAVPEAREYLEKYKGNVDDLISRKDPFHLKHKLRLVQALSQYYFRVGRYEVGFHYNAVSLELALKLKNIQRAGMAVIAFQEHEVHASAEQKNRFINILLNEVDSNEKNINHDIHGSFLVQYYRSIVAG; translated from the coding sequence ATGATATATGACCATCGTATAGCTCCGGTGGTACTCCGACAATATGTACAAGAGGAACTGGTCAAAAGGGGGTGGAAGCAAAAAGATCTGGCAGAAGCTGCGGAAATGGAGAGCTCAACGATCAGCAACATTTTCAACCGTAAGCAGTCCCTCATGCTTCCTCAACTTCACGCGATCAATCAAGCTTTCGGCTTGCCGAACGATGCCTTTTATGAACTGTTTATCGGGGAGTGCTGCGGCGATAACGGACGGTTGAAGCCAGAGAAGACGAGCGATTTTATCCTTAACTGTATCGCGGTTGAAAAGTATGAAATCATCAAACAGCTTGTACAAATCCTTCACGAAGAAACGAACCGCTCCAAAATGATCGACACTGCCTTCAGAATCGCGGAATATATTTTTCAATCCGACCAACGCAACTACTCTCTCCCCTTCTACGACATTATCACCCAGAACGGATACAGCAGAAGTGAAAGATTGGCCATCTCCTATTATAGAAGATTTCTCATCCTTAGAGACTTGGATACTTCGGGAGCCGGTAATGAAGCATTATGTCAGCTTCTGGAGTACTTGCCTTTGTTGCCGGACGACATCAGGCTTGACGCCTATTACCGTATCCTGGCGTTCTATAATGTAGTAGAGAACTGGCCTAAGCTGCTCTTGTACGCCCAAGAGCTAAGAAGCATTGCCCTTGCCGAAGGACAAGATGAATACGTGGCAGAAAGCTGGTTGTATGAGTCGGTCGCCTTAAAGGGCATGAAAAACTACGAAGGCGCATTGAAGGCCACTGCAGCGTATAACAGATATGGAGAGCATTATGCCCGGTTATCTAAATATAACGAGCTTTATATCTCTATTGAGATGAAGCAAATCGAACCAATCGAAGAACTGATGGGCATGCTAAAAGGCGATCAAGTGCTTCTCGTGCTCCCGGTTGCCTTGGAGAGTTACCTCAGCAACAATGCGGTCCCCGAGGCTAGAGAATACCTGGAAAAATATAAAGGCAATGTCGATGATCTGATTTCAAGGAAGGACCCGTTCCATTTGAAACACAAGCTGAGGCTAGTGCAAGCTTTGAGTCAATATTATTTCAGAGTTGGACGGTATGAGGTCGGTTTTCACTACAACGCTGTATCCTTGGAACTGGCGCTCAAGCTAAAAAATATACAGCGTGCAGGAATGGCGGTCATTGCCTTTCAAGAACATGAAGTGCATGCTTCGGCAGAGCAAAAGAATCGATTCATAAATATTCTATTGAATGAGGTGGATTCAAATGAAAAAAACATTAATCACGATATCCATGGCTCTTTTCTTGTTCAATATTACAGGAGTATCGTCGCTGGGTGA